From Desulfosoma caldarium, the proteins below share one genomic window:
- a CDS encoding menaquinone biosynthetic enzyme MqnA/MqnD family protein: MDWHGDGRLRLGKIDYLNVWPVYYAMEHGHTPNPCHITARPPSELNAMMCRGDLDLSAVSSVIYARYPDLFKILPGLAIACDGPVHSVLLLSQKPLEFLAGEDILLTRHSDTSVVLLKILVEKYWALKRVRYHRGALSPALANGSSPAAFLAIGDEALMWSRHARYPYRYDLAAVWHGWTGLPFVFAVWVVRRDVAARAPALVQEVTRCLWESKSWGLRHVDVLCREAARLGILDPIALRRYYDTFTFDLHERALKGLQFFYGLMADMGDIPACPSLDFWTQDDSQGVAVHGAQGGEGDGKKWAARL, from the coding sequence ATGGATTGGCACGGGGATGGTAGGCTGAGACTTGGAAAAATCGACTACTTGAACGTTTGGCCGGTCTATTACGCCATGGAGCACGGCCATACGCCCAACCCGTGTCACATCACGGCGCGGCCGCCCTCCGAACTCAACGCCATGATGTGTCGTGGCGATTTGGATCTCAGTGCCGTGTCTTCGGTGATCTATGCGCGGTATCCGGACCTGTTCAAAATTCTTCCCGGTTTAGCCATTGCCTGCGACGGGCCCGTGCACAGCGTGCTGTTGTTGAGTCAAAAGCCTTTGGAGTTTTTGGCTGGTGAGGATATTCTTTTGACTCGGCATTCGGACACATCGGTGGTCTTGCTGAAAATCCTCGTGGAAAAATATTGGGCTCTGAAGCGTGTGCGCTATCACCGCGGTGCGCTCTCGCCCGCCCTGGCTAACGGATCGTCTCCTGCAGCCTTTTTGGCCATCGGCGATGAGGCTTTGATGTGGAGCCGGCATGCCCGTTACCCATATCGATATGATTTGGCGGCAGTGTGGCACGGCTGGACGGGACTTCCCTTTGTCTTTGCGGTGTGGGTTGTGCGCCGAGATGTGGCGGCTCGAGCACCGGCCCTGGTGCAGGAGGTGACGCGGTGCCTGTGGGAGTCCAAGTCCTGGGGGCTTCGGCATGTGGATGTCCTGTGTCGCGAAGCGGCTCGTTTGGGCATTCTGGATCCCATAGCCTTACGCCGTTACTACGACACTTTCACATTTGACCTGCATGAAAGGGCTCTGAAGGGCTTGCAATTTTTCTATGGCCTCATGGCCGACATGGGCGATATTCCCGCATGTCCCTCCTTGGATTTTTGGACCCAAGACGACTCACAAGGGGTCGCCGTGCATGGAGCTCAGGGTGGTGAAGGAGACGGCAAAAAATGGGCGGCAAGACTTTAA